Proteins co-encoded in one Nicotiana sylvestris chromosome 7, ASM39365v2, whole genome shotgun sequence genomic window:
- the LOC104210171 gene encoding proton pump-interactor 1-like — protein sequence MGIDVEAKLVHVPVEAGSEQSNLLKENGKMNHGSGITEPIKFGSHGTEEPKKEEVSRTPVSNVPKDAVEDWPEPKQIHSFYLVKFRRFEDPKLKAKIELAERELQKKNQARSQIIEKLKAKRAERSKVIEQRKSLSAENKEFWSTIDEKRKEMEPLQQALGQLRGARDAGRERGPIVCSSEQELNSLIKSLQYRIQHESIPLNEEKQILREIKQLEGTREAVKEKAAARAQIHESLGEKESIQNQVKLMSVGLDGVRKGQQEVKAKLKQIDDQIDAISKQINLLDEELKEVVEKRDKTYEHIQELRKQREEGNSSFYQNSNVLHKVKQLADQKDVDALRELSVTEVDKFMSLWCGKKPFRDDYERRLLQSLDIRQLSRDGRMRNPDEKPLVLSEVPTVSRTEVPARANAKPVKEDHVSVDAAPVQKEQKEKSSKQPNDSHVRNTKRAEKKDVVDEEEEIYGLEKIPKDINSKKNEVDEATLKEMKKEEEIAKNRQAMERKKKLAEKAAAKAAKKAQLEAEKKLKEIIPLILYNSTISVVLFRCKHSD from the exons atggGGATAGATGTGGAAGCTAAGTTAGTTCATGTTCCAGTTGAAGCTGGAAGTGAGCAGAGCAACCTTctgaaagaaaatggaaagatgAATCATGGTTCAGGGATTACCGAGCCTATAAAATTTGGTTCTCATGGTACTGAAGAACCTAAGAAGGAGGAAGTAAGCAGAACTCCTGTGAGCAACGTACCGAAGGATGCTGTTGAGGACTGGCCTGAACCTAAGCAGATCCATTCGTTCTATCTTGTTAAGTTTCGGAGATTTGAAGACCCAAAATTGAAGGCTAAAATTGAACTGGCTGAGAGAGAGCTACAGAAAAAGAACCAAGCTAGATCTCAGATTATTGAAAAATTAAAGGCTAAAAGG GCAGAACGATCGAAGGTAATTGAACAAAGGAAATCTCTCAGCGCTGAGAATAAGGAATTTTGGAGTACTATTGAtgagaaaagaaaggaaatggaaCCTCTGCAACAGGCCTTGGGCCAGCTCCGCGGTGCTAGGGATGCAGGCCGAGAGAGGGGTCCTATAGTATGTTCATCCGAGCAGGAGCTCAATAGTCTT ATTAAGAGTCTGCAGTACCGCATTCAGCATGAAAGCATTCCTCTGAACGAAGAGAAGCAAATTCTCCGGGAAATCAAACAACTTGAAGGGACAAGGGAAGCTGTTAAAGAAAAGGCTGCAGCAAGGGCACAGATTCATGAATCGTTGGGTGAAAAAGAATCAATCCAGAACCAGGTCAAA CTTATGAGTGTTGGCCTGGATGGAGTTCGTAAGGGGCAGCAGGAGGTTAAGGCCAAGCTTAAGCAAATAGATGATCAGATTGACGCCATAAGCAAGCAGATCAACTTATTGGATGAGGAATTGAAGGAAGTCGTGGAGAAGAGGGACAAGACGTATGAACATATTCAGGAATTGAGAAAACAGCGTGAAGAAGGG AATTCTTCTTTCTACCAAAACTCCAATGTGTTGCACAAAGTTAAACAACTTGCAGATCAAAAGGATGTTGACGCCCTTAGAGAGCTCTCAGTTACAGAG GTCGATAAGTTCATGTCTCTCTGGTGTGGTAAAAAGCCTTTTAGGGATGACTATGAGAGGAGACTCTTGCAGTCGCTTGATATCAGGCAGTTGAGCAGGGATGGCAGAATGAGGAATCCCGACGAAAAGCCTCTGGTGCTATCAGAAGTACCTACTGTCTCCCGAACCGAGGTTCCAGCAAGAGCTAATGCAAAACCTGTAAAGGAAGATCATGTGTCTGTTGACGCTGCTCCTGTTCAGAAAGAACAGAAGGAGAAGAGTAGCAAGCAGCCAAATGATTCTCACGTTAGAAACACAAAACGCGCCGAGAAAAAAGATGTCgttgatgaagaagaggaaattTATGGTTTGGAAAAGATACCCAAGGATATTAATTCCAAGAAAAATGAAGTTGACGAGGCAACGCTGAAGGAGATGAAGAAAGAGGAGGAGATAGCAAAAAATAGACAGGCTATGGAGAGGAAGAAAAAGCTGGCAGAGAAAGCAGCTGCAAAAGCTGCAAAGAAAGCTCAGCTAGAAGCTGAAAAGAAGCTCAAGGAAATTATCCCTCTGATTCTTTATAATTCTACCATTTCCGTGGTTTTATTTCGTTGTAAACATTCAGATTAG